AAGCCCTCATCCACCTGTCGATGTCGAGGCGCATGCTGGCGAGAATTACAGCATGAGTTATTTTTCAGACGGCTTCTCAGGAACCAAGCTCCAAGCTTCGACGAGAATGTCGGTTCGTAGACCGCGGCGTGGTTGGACCTCACGATTCACCACCACCCTGGACTGCTGGCCAATCCGATCTCGAAGCCAGCGGGCAATGTAATCTGAAACTGCCTCCTCATCCTTATGGCGGAAATTCGCCCTGCGAAGTCCTCCACTCTCCCATTGCCAGAGATCTTCCACCGCAGGCAGTGTTGTTCCCTTCAGATGGCGTTGAAGCGCATCCAATGATTCCAACACCAAGTTCATGAGATCTCCGCTGTCGCGGACGAAACGCATCCGATCATCAAGCAAGACCGCAGCAAGATTTGACAGTAGCGGCGGCTGCCACTCATTCCGACGGAAAGAGCTCAATGTCTGCTGGCAACGGCGGAGGAGCCATGTTGCCTGATCGGGCAGCGCTACGGCGAGACGCCTCAGTTGAGAGCATGCTGCCCTATTACTGCGTCCCGCGAGAGAATCCAATATCCCGCTCCGAAGGTGGGTAACAGCACGTCGGGGAGTGATCTCACCAGATCGCTCCGCGGGATCTTCCGAATGCGGAAACAATCGGCAAAGCAAAAGGTAAAAGTCGGCGATCTCATCCTCGGTTAGATTCTCAGTGACATTCTTGTTCCGCAATTCAACGCCATCTGCCACCGACAGAATGACCCGCTTGCCGAGTTCGGGCTGTGAACTGAGCACCTGATAGGCAGACCGCCATAGGGACCGAGAATTCGTTCCGATTCCCGCGATGATCAACTCCTCCACCATCGAGTGGTCAGGTCGCCGTGCCCGAAGCGCTCTGCTCAAGAGATATGCCGCCAGCTCCCCAGACAAAGTCTCGTCAAACTCCCTGAGCTCGTAAATCGCCATACTCACGGTCCGAGAATGCTTCAAGCCGATGAAGAGATTGATCAGCTCCTTGGCGAGTATTTCGTCGAAGCAATCTTGTGCCCTTCGAATTGCGAATGGGTGACCATCCCGTTCGCAAGCCCGTCGAACCTCCCGAATCCAGCCATTGATAGCGCGCACCGGATTGATCCTGTAAGCTAGAGCAAAGAGTTCCTTTGCATGTTCAGAAGATGAATCCCAAATCCCCAGAATTGCCTCGATCCACTTTGTCTCGACAGCCTTGCAGAGGGCATCGTCCGATTCAATATCGCCCCGAAGCATCCAAATCGCGACCACACCGGGATCGAAATAGTTTGTGCGACATCCCATTTCTTCCCAACCATCTGATCGCTCCATCAAAAACCTGCGCGCAGCAATACTCACAAATTCTTTCTCCTGATCGGAAATGATAGACCAACCCGGGTAGTTGACGATCTCGTGGTGTGAGAAACCGCGTGATCGACCAGTCTCGTCCAAAGAAAGGGCCCAGCACAGATTGATGAACGCCCATGACTCACCTCCAGATATCTTAGCAATAGCATTTTCTATTTCTAATTTTGGACGGACTTGAGGACGCCTGTTCTGAATCCGTTCGAACCTTCGCTCACGCCAAAGCCACCCAGCTTTTTCACTGCGGCGAGAAGGAGTATCAATTGAAACTTCTTCAATCCATTTCATCCGATCTTGAAGCTGAGGTGAGCAGCGATAAGCCGTGATGAACTCATCCCAGGAAGCTATTCTGACTTTCTCATCCCAAATCATTCGCTGGACAGCCTCCGCCCAACGGGGAGCCGCCTCTGCTCCCGAACTCAGCAAGTTATCCAATACCCAGCAAAAATCATCCTGCTTAATTAGCCTGTAAGTCTCCCAAGTGAGGTGGTCGATTCGATCATCTAGTTCTGGAGAGGGCGAATTTATGATTGCTGCAACCCATTTCAGCCTCGACTCGTCCTCCATCTTCGCGAAGTCGTCGTCGTCCTTAGCACCCGTCCTGAAGAATTCCCGAAAGTTACTCGCCTTGTCTGTCCAGAGCTTCACCAATTCCTCACAGATTGCTGGTTCGTCAATGCGCGACAGACCCCACAACAGAAAGGCCATGCAGAGCTTTCTCCGAAAACTGGTGGAAGAAAATCCGCCGCGCCACGCTTGGATCGCCCGAAGTCCCGGGAGAACATCATGATCCATTATGTGCTTGGGCAGTTCTTCCAAGGCTCGCCAATAGCTGCCGAAATGATTGGGGTCCTTCGTCTTTCCGATGAACCGCAGGACATCGGTGACCGAGAGGTGTGCGGGCACCAGCCTCTGAAGAGCATGGCCAAGGATGGATTGATCAGGATCACTTCCCACCTCTCCCCGAACCAAAGACTCTAGTTCAGCCAAGCGATCGTCCGGCATCGAACTACACAAGGCGTCGGCGACAGAACGTCGGAAATACTGGTCTCCTTCCTCTGATTCGAGGATTTTTAGAAGCGTTGGAACCATCTCTGAACGGCGGCATGCTTCTGCGATATCCACTGCGATTCTCCGTACCGTCGAATGGCCAAATGGAGCCGTCAGTATATTGATCAACTGACCGGGAAGTCCGGGATGATCCAGATCACTCCAGAAGCGCCAATACCCCGACTCATCGAAGAATTGGTTCCTGCCTGCCAAATCGAATATCCGCTCAACCAATTTCGCCTTCTGTTCCGGATCGGCGTAAGCCACTCCACTGCGAAGCAGCACGCCTAGATCGATCTCGACCAGATGTGCAAAGAAGCCGCTGTGGTCGCCAGCGACCCATGCGGCAAGCTCGACAAGTTGCGGAATCACATATTCGGCACCGTCCGCCGGATCTGTCGCGCAAAGTAAGTTTCGGAGCTGGGACAGCGGGAGCTTGGAAAGGGACTGAGCCGCCAGGCACTCCGCAAAGGTTTGATGGGTGAAGCCGAAGCAATCTCCCCCCAATGCAGTAAAAAGGCCCGTTGCTAGGGAATGGTCCACCGAGTTGTCTAGCAGCAACCCGCTGCGGATCAGATCTGCTGCGCCGCATATATTACCACTTGGCTCAGGTGAACGAGTCGACGGGTGCCAAATGGCATTCTTGCCACCGAGTAGGAGCCCGCAAGCCAGCTTGCCAGAAGCATCGAGTTTCTCATCGGTAGAGCAGAAGCGGCGCAGAAGGCGCGCGCGTTCGGGATTACTCTCTTCGCAAAGACGCCGACAACCGTTCTTGTAAAGTTGCCGTCGTGAGACGGTGTGGAATTCCTCGCCATGAAACTCAGCAAGGAGAAGAAACAGGGTGATCGGACGTGAAGCGAGCGAGGCGACATCTGCCCTGTGGACGGCTTCGATGAACTTGTCCCCATCGTGCCCCTTCTGCTCTGCCGCAAGGCGCGCATCCTCCCGGCGAAGAGGCTCAAGCTCGAAAATGAACCCGGTATTTTCCTCTCTCTTCCATAAAGACGCCAACTGATTACCCTCCGCTTCCGGCCATTCAAACGAACGGCAAGAGAGGATCAATCGCAGCCTGTCCGTGGGCTTTGACTCAAGAAAGGGCTTGAGCCTCGTCACGAAGGCCGGCATCAGGATCAACCCTTCATCCAAGCCGTCCAATAGGATGGTCAACCGATCTCCATCTGAAAGCCAATCTGGCCAAAAAGGATGCCCCTCGAGGTGACTCTGAAAGTCGGCAATCGACTCGAAATCGCGGGCTTTCAAAAAGATCAACCGGTCCTTCGGCCCGGAGGATGCCATGAGCCCATCACGCAGTAGCTCCAACTCCGTGGTTTTCCCTAAACCGGGCTCACCACAAAGAACCAAGAGCCCGGTCTCAGGCGCGATCTGTGAAATGGTTACCGCTTGGGGATGCAGATTCTTCCCAAACAAGCCGTGCGGATCTTCGAAAAACTGGCTCGACGTTCCATGGACTCGATCTTTCCTCGGCGACCAGAAGCGCGTCCATGGCAACAGGGCTCTCGAATGTGGGGAGGGGGGCATTGACTGGAGTGACGCTGCTCCATGTGTCAGCACAACTCCATACCGATTTGTCCCCCTCCCTGATATTCGCCGTAGATAGATATCACTCCGCCGGGATGAGGCGGATCACGCGGTCGGGGTCATTGAGGAGGACGTAGATGTAGCCGTCCGGGGCCTCGGTGACGTCGCGGACGCGGCCGATGTTCTTCAGGATGACTTCCTGCTCGGTCACCTTCTTGTCCACGATGCGGAGGCGGCGGATCTCCTGCTGGGCGAGGGCGCCGGCGAAGAGGTCGTTCTTCCACTTCGGGAACTTGTCGCCGCGGTAGAAGGAGAGGCCGCAGGCCGCGATGCTGGGCTGCCAGTAGATCACCGGCTGGTCCATGCCTTCCTCGTGCGTCTTCCCGCTGATGGGCGTGCCGTCGTAGTTCATCCCGTAGGTGATGACGG
The Luteolibacter flavescens DNA segment above includes these coding regions:
- a CDS encoding NACHT domain-containing protein, which encodes MPWTRFWSPRKDRVHGTSSQFFEDPHGLFGKNLHPQAVTISQIAPETGLLVLCGEPGLGKTTELELLRDGLMASSGPKDRLIFLKARDFESIADFQSHLEGHPFWPDWLSDGDRLTILLDGLDEGLILMPAFVTRLKPFLESKPTDRLRLILSCRSFEWPEAEGNQLASLWKREENTGFIFELEPLRREDARLAAEQKGHDGDKFIEAVHRADVASLASRPITLFLLLAEFHGEEFHTVSRRQLYKNGCRRLCEESNPERARLLRRFCSTDEKLDASGKLACGLLLGGKNAIWHPSTRSPEPSGNICGAADLIRSGLLLDNSVDHSLATGLFTALGGDCFGFTHQTFAECLAAQSLSKLPLSQLRNLLCATDPADGAEYVIPQLVELAAWVAGDHSGFFAHLVEIDLGVLLRSGVAYADPEQKAKLVERIFDLAGRNQFFDESGYWRFWSDLDHPGLPGQLINILTAPFGHSTVRRIAVDIAEACRRSEMVPTLLKILESEEGDQYFRRSVADALCSSMPDDRLAELESLVRGEVGSDPDQSILGHALQRLVPAHLSVTDVLRFIGKTKDPNHFGSYWRALEELPKHIMDHDVLPGLRAIQAWRGGFSSTSFRRKLCMAFLLWGLSRIDEPAICEELVKLWTDKASNFREFFRTGAKDDDDFAKMEDESRLKWVAAIINSPSPELDDRIDHLTWETYRLIKQDDFCWVLDNLLSSGAEAAPRWAEAVQRMIWDEKVRIASWDEFITAYRCSPQLQDRMKWIEEVSIDTPSRRSEKAGWLWRERRFERIQNRRPQVRPKLEIENAIAKISGGESWAFINLCWALSLDETGRSRGFSHHEIVNYPGWSIISDQEKEFVSIAARRFLMERSDGWEEMGCRTNYFDPGVVAIWMLRGDIESDDALCKAVETKWIEAILGIWDSSSEHAKELFALAYRINPVRAINGWIREVRRACERDGHPFAIRRAQDCFDEILAKELINLFIGLKHSRTVSMAIYELREFDETLSGELAAYLLSRALRARRPDHSMVEELIIAGIGTNSRSLWRSAYQVLSSQPELGKRVILSVADGVELRNKNVTENLTEDEIADFYLLLCRLFPHSEDPAERSGEITPRRAVTHLRSGILDSLAGRSNRAACSQLRRLAVALPDQATWLLRRCQQTLSSFRRNEWQPPLLSNLAAVLLDDRMRFVRDSGDLMNLVLESLDALQRHLKGTTLPAVEDLWQWESGGLRRANFRHKDEEAVSDYIARWLRDRIGQQSRVVVNREVQPRRGLRTDILVEAWSLVPEKPSEK